In the Armatimonas rosea genome, ACCGCTGAGTATGCCCTTCGGGCGGTTGCCTACCTTGCCGAGCAGGGAGCGCCGCGGACGGTCGCGCAGATCGCGGCGGCGACCAAGGTTCCGCCCAGCTACCTCTCCAAGGTGATGCAGAGCCTCGCCCGCGCCGAGCTGGTGGCCTCGCAGCGCGGCCTCCACGGGGGCTTCCGGCTGGCGATTCCCACCACGCAGCTCTGTGTGTATGACATCATCCAGGCGGTCGATCCCATCGCGCGGATCCACTCGTGCCCGCTGGAGCTGCCCCAGCACGCTAAGGCGCTCTGCCCTCTGCACCAGCGCATGGACGATGCCTTGGCGCAGGTGGAGCTGGCCTTCCGCAA is a window encoding:
- a CDS encoding RrF2 family transcriptional regulator, whose protein sequence is MFSQTAEYALRAVAYLAEQGAPRTVAQIAAATKVPPSYLSKVMQSLARAELVASQRGLHGGFRLAIPTTQLCVYDIIQAVDPIARIHSCPLELPQHAKALCPLHQRMDDALAQVELAFRKTTFAEVLETPIFGPDPAD